In the genome of Limnobaculum zhutongyuii, one region contains:
- a CDS encoding phosphatidate cytidylyltransferase has product MSPILIRALIIMFALLIIASITIRVMSLRSPERDWTELRQRINTWWWIVIVFALAISTPRAISLTIFAIISFLALKEYLTLIPTRRTDHMPLLWAYIAIPIQYYWIGIEWYSMFLVFIPVYVFLFLPMRMVLIGNNKDFLHSASMLHWGVMTTVFAISHVAYLTVLPGKPETGPLLVIFLVVLTECNDIAQYLWGKSFGRIKVIPKVSPNKTLEGLVGGVVTTMFLAWLLGGILTPLSGWESLLVGLLIGITGFIGDVVMSAVKRDIGVKDSGKLLPGHGGILDRLDSLIYTAPLFFHVLYYLHY; this is encoded by the coding sequence ATGAGCCCAATCTTGATTCGTGCGTTAATCATCATGTTTGCGCTGCTGATTATCGCCAGTATTACCATTCGAGTAATGTCACTGCGTTCACCGGAACGTGACTGGACAGAACTGCGTCAGAGAATTAACACCTGGTGGTGGATTGTGATTGTCTTTGCCCTGGCAATTTCTACTCCCAGGGCAATTTCGCTGACAATTTTTGCCATTATTAGCTTTCTGGCGTTAAAAGAGTATCTGACGCTAATACCAACCCGACGCACCGATCATATGCCTTTGCTATGGGCTTATATTGCGATCCCGATTCAGTATTACTGGATAGGCATTGAATGGTACAGCATGTTCCTGGTATTTATTCCGGTTTATGTGTTCCTGTTCCTGCCGATGCGGATGGTGTTGATTGGTAATAATAAGGATTTCCTCCATTCAGCTTCGATGCTGCATTGGGGAGTAATGACTACGGTGTTTGCGATTAGCCACGTAGCCTATTTGACGGTACTACCCGGAAAGCCTGAAACCGGGCCTTTATTGGTTATTTTTCTGGTGGTTTTGACGGAATGTAACGATATTGCTCAGTACTTATGGGGCAAATCATTTGGCCGCATCAAAGTGATTCCAAAAGTCAGCCCGAATAAAACGCTGGAAGGCTTAGTGGGTGGGGTGGTAACCACCATGTTCCTGGCCTGGTTACTGGGGGGAATATTAACGCCGCTAAGTGGTTGGGAATCGCTGCTGGTTGGGTTATTAATTGGTATAACCGGCTTTATTGGTGATGTGGTGATGTCCGCGGTTAAACGTGATATTGGCGTAAAAGATTCAGGTAAATTGCTGCCGGGGCACGGTGGTATTTTGGACCGTCTGGATTCATTGATTTATACCGCGCCGCTGTTTTTTCACGTTTTATATTATTTACACTATTAA
- a CDS encoding YiiX family permuted papain-like enzyme — protein sequence MNRTRLPILLTALAIIIVASLFIFLPKSYGYQPQSGDIIFHTSRSSQSQAIQLATHSPYSHMGIILFRNNKPYVYEASKRVQYTPLNQWIERGTNGKYVVKRLKQPLTTAQQQQIQKTAQLYANAPYDLSFSWSDERQYCSELVWKIYFNALGIKIGNLQKLREFDLTSSPVKKKLAERYGSSIPLDETVISPDAIFDSPLLTLVGKK from the coding sequence ATGAACAGAACCAGACTTCCCATCTTACTGACAGCATTAGCCATTATCATTGTCGCGTCACTGTTTATCTTTCTACCGAAAAGCTATGGTTATCAGCCACAGTCAGGCGACATCATATTTCACACCTCTCGTTCATCTCAAAGTCAGGCTATCCAGTTAGCGACTCATTCTCCTTATAGCCATATGGGAATTATTCTGTTTAGGAATAACAAACCTTATGTGTATGAAGCCTCCAAACGTGTGCAATACACGCCGTTAAATCAATGGATTGAACGAGGTACTAACGGTAAATATGTAGTAAAAAGACTCAAGCAACCGTTAACAACCGCACAGCAGCAACAGATACAAAAAACCGCGCAGCTCTATGCCAATGCACCCTATGACTTGAGCTTTTCATGGTCAGATGAAAGGCAATATTGTTCTGAACTGGTGTGGAAAATCTATTTTAATGCGCTTGGAATAAAAATTGGCAATCTGCAAAAATTACGAGAGTTTGATCTCACCTCCTCCCCGGTGAAAAAGAAACTGGCAGAACGATATGGCTCATCGATTCCACTGGATGAGACAGTCATATCTCCCGATGCAATATTTGACTCACCGCTTTTAACGCTAGTGGGAAAGAAATAA
- a CDS encoding CDP-alcohol phosphatidyltransferase family protein, with protein MTLYDLKPRFQALLRPLLKRLFRAGVTANQVTLAALIASVAIGVLLFFFPRPALFLILPIFLFIRMALNAIDGLLAREYNQKSKLGALLNETGDVISDAALYLPFALLPGATQWLVLLAVLLSILTEFCGVLAQTIGASRRYDGPMGKSDRALIFGAYALAIFIWPVCMEWSWILFSLVSVLLAWTCLNRCRRALAEVNS; from the coding sequence ATGACTCTATACGATCTTAAGCCACGGTTTCAGGCCTTATTGAGACCTCTGTTAAAACGTCTTTTTCGTGCAGGTGTAACGGCTAATCAGGTTACGCTGGCTGCCTTGATAGCATCGGTTGCTATTGGCGTTCTGCTCTTCTTTTTTCCTCGTCCCGCTCTATTTCTGATTCTGCCAATATTCCTGTTTATTCGTATGGCGCTAAACGCTATTGATGGGTTATTAGCTCGGGAATATAACCAAAAATCAAAGCTGGGTGCATTGCTAAATGAAACCGGCGATGTGATCTCTGATGCCGCGCTTTATTTGCCTTTTGCGTTATTGCCGGGAGCAACGCAGTGGCTGGTTTTACTGGCGGTATTACTGTCCATTTTGACCGAATTTTGTGGTGTACTGGCTCAAACCATTGGCGCCTCCCGGCGCTATGATGGGCCAATGGGAAAAAGTGACAGAGCGCTGATTTTTGGCGCTTATGCATTGGCTATTTTTATTTGGCCGGTATGTATGGAATGGAGTTGGATACTGTTTTCTTTGGTATCTGTTTTATTAGCATGGACCTGCCTGAATCGCTGTCGCAGAGCATTGGCAGAGGTTAACTCATAG
- a CDS encoding lysophospholipid acyltransferase family protein, protein MNRLLRLLFVVLIAYPVVLAWLGVSVANRKRLPIKGPGIIIANHNSHLDLLTLLTLFPLSKVHLVHPAAAADYFLKNRWVAWFATRVVGIIPVVRGGDPKQSDPLAGCVQALQEGKILVLFPEGTRGEPERLSEFKSGLWYLCQQFPEVPVTPVFMHGLGRAMGKGQWIPVPFFIDVYVDEPVYCRSDKSVFISDLKQRFESLQNNAQGRDS, encoded by the coding sequence ATGAACCGACTATTGCGTTTGCTGTTTGTGGTGTTAATCGCCTATCCGGTAGTGTTGGCATGGTTGGGGGTTTCCGTTGCCAATCGCAAACGACTGCCGATAAAAGGGCCGGGAATTATCATTGCTAACCATAATAGTCATCTGGATTTACTAACGTTATTAACACTGTTTCCTCTATCAAAGGTGCATCTGGTACATCCGGCTGCGGCAGCTGATTATTTCCTGAAAAACCGCTGGGTGGCTTGGTTTGCTACCCGAGTGGTTGGCATTATTCCCGTTGTGCGGGGGGGCGATCCAAAACAGAGCGACCCTCTGGCTGGATGTGTTCAGGCGCTGCAGGAAGGAAAAATATTAGTTTTGTTTCCTGAAGGTACTCGTGGGGAACCTGAACGGTTATCTGAATTTAAGTCCGGGCTCTGGTATTTGTGTCAGCAATTTCCAGAGGTACCGGTAACGCCAGTATTTATGCATGGACTGGGGCGCGCTATGGGAAAAGGGCAATGGATACCTGTTCCTTTTTTTATTGACGTCTATGTTGATGAGCCTGTTTATTGTCGCTCAGACAAATCAGTCTTTATATCGGATTTAAAACAGCGATTTGAATCGCTGCAAAATAATGCACAAGGGAGAGATTCATGA